The following DNA comes from Spirochaetales bacterium.
GATTGTCGATGACTCGGAAGCGACGAGGGCGTCGCTGAAATTCTCACTTTCCATGAAGAAATTCAATGTCACCGGTGCCGCTGATGTCGATGAGGCGATTAATATACTTAACCGTGACAGGGGAATAAAACTCGTTATCACCGATATGAACATGCCGGGAATGTCCGGCCTGGATCTATTATCGTTTATCCGGGGAAAACCGGAAATGAAGACACTTCCCGTCATCGTTCTCACCACAGCGGAAGACAAGGGAAGGGAAGCCCTGGCCAGAGGGGCGAGTGCTTTTATCATGAAATCGAGCAAGGCCTCGGAAGAAATATACAGCTTCATTACGAGGTATCTCCTTCCGTAACGCCGTCCCCCGTTGAGGGACTACCGTCATTTCACGTTCGTTATCGCGTCCATTATATGCTGTCTTTTTCCTTTGCCGAGCGGGAAAAGGCGGGTCTTGAAGGTGTATTTATTTTCGGCAAGCAGCGATCGCGCCTTGTCCATGCAATGTTCGTACTCCTTGACGTCGCCCATTTTTTTATAGTAGATCCCCGAATAATACCAGGCAAGGATCGAGGTGTTGTTGATATAAATCGAAGTTTTCAATTCGAATTCCGCATTTTCCAGCATATCCAGTTCGAGATAGATGTACCCCAGCATGATGTGGGCATCCAGCTGATAGGGATTGAGACTGATGGATTTTCTGCACGTGTTCGCCGCATCGATATACCGCCTTGTATCGATGAGGTATTCGGCCTTGATAACATGAAAATTTTCGTCCGTGCGGATGCTGCTTTTTTCAAGGCAATCCAGAAGTTCGATACAATTATCGATATTCTGTTCGTCGAAATTTTTTATCAGCAGATACAGGATTTCTTCGTAGGATTTTCTGTCGAGGTTCTTAATATCATTCCGTAATTCCGGTTTTTTTTTTAAAAGGTCCGCCGGTATATACAGCTTTTTACCCTTTTCCTCAGGCATCGATTCGTCTTTTTGGTAGGCAAAAGAATCCTGCCACCATGAGAGCTTGTAGTTGTGATCGAGAAGGTTGAGGGTTTCAGAATAACCGAGAAAGAGAAATCCCCTGTTCCGCAGTATCGTGTAAAAATTCGAAATAAGCCGCTGGGTCGATTCCTGGTTAAAATAGATGATGACGTTCTCGCAGAGGATGACATCGACATTCTCGAGGTCGCTCAATTCAAAGGGTTCACGAATCAGGTTGCACTGCCTGAACTCGATCATGTTTTTTATTACCGGTTTTAACTGATACGCCGTTTCCGGCTTGTTTTTATCGATAATGAAAAATCTGTCAACGTACCATTGTTCGATATTTCTCAGTTTGTATTTCGTATAGATTCCATTTCTGGCGTAATCGAGGACATCGGCATTGATATCGGTGCCGATAATTCTTATGTTCCATTTCTCGGAACGGGGAATCTGATCGTGGAGAATCATGGCGATCGTATACGGTTCCTCACCCGTGGCACAGCCGGCTGAAAGAATGACGAGTTCCCTGTTCGATTCCCTTTTTTCGTTTATCAAATCGGGAAATATCTGATATTTCAGGCGGTCGAAATGGGATTTGTTTCTGTAGAAACTCGTCTCCTGGATCGTGAATTGAGAGGCGAGTAAAATGAGTTCGTTGTAGTTGTTCTGCAGGTATGAAAGATAGGAAACGGGTGTGGTGTTCGTTTTAATGAATCTGCTTTGAAGAACGATCTCCAGATCGAAGATCCTTTCTCTGCTCAAAACGATACCTGTTTTGTTTTTGATAATCTCCTGGATCTCCGTTAAAATTACTTCGTTAATCATTATACTCTCGCTTCAGGGAATACTCGGCCAGAAATTCGGTTATTTCGGAAACGGAAAGAATTGTATCGACCTGTCCGGAATCGATCGCGGCTTTCGGCATCCCAAAGAGGATGCAGCTTTCCTCGTTCTGGGCGATGATGAGTCCATTGTTCTGTTTTACAGCGGCGAGGCCTTTTACCCCGTCGTCTCCCATGCCGGTGAGGATAACCGCGACCGCCCGCTGTTTGAATGCCTCCGCCAAAGATTCGAACATGATATTTGCCGATGGTCTTATTCCCAATATCGGAGGACGGTCGATATAAATAAATCGATTATCCTTGAAACCGAGGTGAAATTCACCCGGAGCGATATAGATACGATGCGGTTTTACGGGTTCTCCGTTTTTCACGATGCCGACCGGAATGGGCGAATATATTTGCAGCCAGTCGCTGAAGCCCTGTAGAAATCCTTCCGCCATATGCTGGACGATCACGATAGCCGCCTGTATTTTCCGGCAATGAGTATTCTCGACGAACATCCTTATCGTCTGCGGACCGCCCGTACTCGCGGCGATACCGATGACGGGGAATTCGGTGTCCTCGACGCCCCGGTTTTCTTCCCGGTCTATCTGTTCTCCTTTGACAAGGAGTTCCTCGTGCTTTTTCTTGAGCCGTTCTCCGACCGTTTTCAATGCTTCCGATTTGTCGGTCAAGGCGGTTATCGTTGAGTTTTTTATCCTTCGCATGACCCTGAAATCCGCGAAGGTTTTGATCGTACGGATGAGTTTTTGGCGGATTTGTTGTTTCAGGGATTCGGGATCGGTCGAAAAAGGCTTTTCGATGATGTCAACGGCACCCATTTCAATCGATTTGAAACTCAGATCGACGATTTCCGCGCTCGCGGAAGAAAAAACGATAATGGGAGTGGGCTTTTCATTCATAATCTCGGCGATCGCCTGCAGGCCGTCGATGCCCGGCATATTGATGTCCATGATGATCACGTCGGGTGAAAGCTTTTTTGTGTAATCCACTCCCTCCCGGCCGTTGTATGCCTGGCCGACGATCTCGATTCCGTCATATTCCTTGATTATTTTTTCGAGAACAAGATGTACGACACTCGAATCGTCAACGACAAGAAGTCTTATCGTTTTCATGATACCGCTGATTCCATAATGCTTCTTCCTTACCAATAAAAAACGCTTGAAAGCCGATACTTACTAAAGATAATAAAACCCTTTGATGAATGCAAATCTTTTTTTGGAAGAAAGCGACTCCGGTCAACGTAAAAGCGCTATGGCACTTCTCAGAAGAAATCGGCTTCTTCGAAGAAATCGGCTTCTTCGAAGAAATCGGCTTCTTCAATGACAAACTCGTTATCGCTTCCGGTGAGGAAGCGGTTCAGGAAGGGGGAATAGGTGCGGACGGTGACGTTTTTCCCGGCGGGATCAAAGGAAAGAATACGCAGATACCCGTTTCCGCCCCGTTCCAGAATCTGGTAGTTTGCAAGCATCTGATACACCTTGTTGCCGCCCGGCGACCGGTCGATCCGGAATCCCGTGCCGCCTTTGATTATATGGCCGCAAAAGACAAAGGCGATATTGTCGTGATTCCCGATGCATTTATCCCAGATTTCCTGCCCGTTATTGACACTGTCCGGTCCCTTGTTGATGCCATATGAGGCGGGGGTCCACTTGTGGTGCCGCTTTGATCCGTGCAATGTATTGTCATAGTAAAGATATGAGTGGGTGAGGATGATCACCTTACGGTTGTAGTAGTATGATATGGTCCTGTTTGCCCACCGGAGTACCTCATCGCGCGGTCCGAACTCGATAGCGACAACGAGCCAGTCGATTCCTCCGGCGTGAAAGAGGTAACAACTGTTTTCGAGTTTGTCCGGTTCGTAGACACTCCCGAATGAGGGAAGACTCACGAAGTCCCGTACGGGGAAGTACCGGTTAAAGCGTGTCGAATCGCGTATGTTGCAAAGCAGTCCTTGAGATCCGATATCGTGATTGCCGATTGTCAGGGCATAGGGAACAATACCGTCCAGTATCGCCATGCACGACCGGGCCGCTTCCCATTCACTCTCTCTGTTGTGCTGAACAATATCGCCTTCATGAAGAACAAAGGCGATATTAAGGGCGTCTTTGTTCTGTGCTATCCAGGCGGTTTGCGCCCTGAATATATGAGGATAATAGGCCGAGTAATATTGAGTGTCCGGAAGGATAATGAGGGAGAATGGCCCGTTTCCGGTCGAATGGCCCGACTGATTTCCGTGTTCAGACGATTCTATTTCCGGGTCCCAGGGAGAATGGGAATCGGCATTTCCCGGCGGGAGAACGTTTGTCTGCATCGCTGTTAGGGATGAGTTTCCGCGGGCCTGTTCGGATTGCAAGGAGTATGAAACCGGATGTGAATCACGCTCCAAATACGGGTAATAGACGATAAAATCACATCCCGTCACAAAACCGATACACAAGACCAGTATCCGGAGAATAACGGCTTTTCGAAGCATATATTCCCTCCCTCACGGCTCGGCCTTCACCTCTCCCGGTTCGGGCTCCTCAAAATGCAACCGCCACGGTCTATGCAGCCGCTGCGGTCGATGAGGCCGTGGCGGTAATCACCGGGTGCGGCAGGCGGATGTCCCGCTCCGCCCTTCCACTCATACTTATTGTGATGTGAAGGTTTCTGTGATACCGAATATTGCCCCGATTAATAATATATCACTTTTTTTCCGATTTTCTTGAATTTTCGATCGCAGGATATCAGAGGATGCAAGCGGTCCAGCGCGCCGTTCTCCGGATAAGCGCCTTGTAGGCGTGATCGGTAAAAATTTCCTCTTCATGGCCTGGTGCGAGGTAGGCCACCCTCCCTTTTCCGAACTGTCTGACCCATCCGGCCGGATAAGGGGCAGTTTCGAGAATAACGGTAAGCACGGCCAAAGGGCTGAAGATGAATCGGTAGGGCTCTTCGAACAGCCTGAAGGGAAGAAGACCGTCGGTGACGGGATGGGGAATCGGTCCGTATGTATAGGTGAGAAGGGTTCGGGGCGGATGCGTGACAAACCGGGCACCGATGAGTTGTGCGAATTCCGGCCTCCCCTGGAATGAAATTCCGTTATGAATGACGAGTATTCCGCCGCCGGATGAGACATGGGACATAAGTCCCCCCA
Coding sequences within:
- a CDS encoding metallophosphoesterase: MLRKAVILRILVLCIGFVTGCDFIVYYPYLERDSHPVSYSLQSEQARGNSSLTAMQTNVLPPGNADSHSPWDPEIESSEHGNQSGHSTGNGPFSLIILPDTQYYSAYYPHIFRAQTAWIAQNKDALNIAFVLHEGDIVQHNRESEWEAARSCMAILDGIVPYALTIGNHDIGSQGLLCNIRDSTRFNRYFPVRDFVSLPSFGSVYEPDKLENSCYLFHAGGIDWLVVAIEFGPRDEVLRWANRTISYYYNRKVIILTHSYLYYDNTLHGSKRHHKWTPASYGINKGPDSVNNGQEIWDKCIGNHDNIAFVFCGHIIKGGTGFRIDRSPGGNKVYQMLANYQILERGGNGYLRILSFDPAGKNVTVRTYSPFLNRFLTGSDNEFVIEEADFFEEADFFEEADFF
- a CDS encoding response regulator — translated: MNDTLTGKREHSIKILIVDDSEATRASLKFSLSMKKFNVTGAADVDEAINILNRDRGIKLVITDMNMPGMSGLDLLSFIRGKPEMKTLPVIVLTTAEDKGREALARGASAFIMKSSKASEEIYSFITRYLLP
- the cheB gene encoding chemotaxis-specific protein-glutamate methyltransferase CheB produces the protein MKTIRLLVVDDSSVVHLVLEKIIKEYDGIEIVGQAYNGREGVDYTKKLSPDVIIMDINMPGIDGLQAIAEIMNEKPTPIIVFSSASAEIVDLSFKSIEMGAVDIIEKPFSTDPESLKQQIRQKLIRTIKTFADFRVMRRIKNSTITALTDKSEALKTVGERLKKKHEELLVKGEQIDREENRGVEDTEFPVIGIAASTGGPQTIRMFVENTHCRKIQAAIVIVQHMAEGFLQGFSDWLQIYSPIPVGIVKNGEPVKPHRIYIAPGEFHLGFKDNRFIYIDRPPILGIRPSANIMFESLAEAFKQRAVAVILTGMGDDGVKGLAAVKQNNGLIIAQNEESCILFGMPKAAIDSGQVDTILSVSEITEFLAEYSLKREYND
- a CDS encoding ThuA domain-containing protein is translated as MKKALILGNYSNAAYHPFAGVDRRLTGILSVDFSVVTKEDRSILSSPSLGEFDLIISYADDWERSLPDDRMGGLMSHVSSGGGILVIHNGISFQGRPEFAQLIGARFVTHPPRTLLTYTYGPIPHPVTDGLLPFRLFEEPYRFIFSPLAVLTVILETAPYPAGWVRQFGKGRVAYLAPGHEEEIFTDHAYKALIRRTARWTACIL